One part of the bacterium genome encodes these proteins:
- a CDS encoding ribonuclease D: MSAAFTLHHQDLPTGLNLKGDLAVDTETTGLSLMRDRLCLVQISDETGAIHLVKFDGRDYSAPNLRTLLTDAKRTKIFHFARFDVGMFWRWMEIETQPVFCTKIASKLVRTYTDRHGLKDVCNELLGVELSKQQQSSDWAAENLSDAQLAYAASDVLHLHKLRDELTRRLKRENRLELAEKCFGFLPSRAKLDCLGWEETDIFAHS; the protein is encoded by the coding sequence ATGAGCGCTGCATTCACCCTTCATCATCAGGACCTGCCTACCGGGCTGAATCTCAAGGGCGACCTGGCCGTGGATACCGAAACCACAGGACTTTCGCTGATGCGCGACCGGCTGTGCCTGGTGCAGATTTCGGATGAGACGGGGGCGATTCATCTGGTGAAATTCGACGGGCGTGATTACAGCGCACCGAATTTGCGCACGCTGCTGACGGATGCCAAACGCACCAAGATATTCCATTTCGCACGGTTTGACGTGGGCATGTTCTGGCGCTGGATGGAAATTGAAACGCAGCCGGTGTTCTGCACCAAAATCGCCTCCAAGCTGGTGCGCACCTATACGGACCGGCACGGGCTGAAGGATGTGTGCAACGAGCTGCTCGGCGTGGAGCTTTCCAAGCAGCAGCAATCGAGCGACTGGGCGGCTGAGAATTTAAGCGACGCGCAACTGGCCTATGCCGCCAGCGATGTGCTGCACCTGCACAAGCTGCGCGACGAACTCACGCGCCGTTTGAAACGGGAAAACCGGCTGGAACTGGCTGAGAAATGTTTCGGCTTCCTCCCCTCCCGCGCCAAGCTGGACTGCCTGGGCTGGGAAGAGACGGATATTTTCGCGCATAGCTGA
- a CDS encoding LysR family transcriptional regulator encodes MNLRDMEYVVTVADLKNFSQAAELCHVSQPTLSNQIKKMEEFLGVQLFERSNRRVMLTEIGEQIVQHARRVLREVENIHEIAEHAHDPLSGTFRLGAFPTLSTYLFPTIAPGVKETLPKLKLVLVEDKTAQLIELLLRGQLDAALLALPVYDDQLVSQKLFDDPFYLAAPKGHPLAKQKKITQAALNGEKLLLLDEGHCLRDQALDVCQAIGLGEDQDFRATGLETLRQMVKAGMGITLMPGIARRQDDEGIAYIPFATPAPSRTIGLVWRKTSARMKVMEKLIGMMKHP; translated from the coding sequence ATGAACCTGCGTGACATGGAATATGTGGTGACGGTGGCGGATTTGAAGAATTTCAGCCAGGCGGCCGAGCTTTGCCATGTGAGCCAGCCGACGCTCAGCAACCAGATCAAGAAAATGGAGGAATTCCTTGGAGTGCAGCTGTTTGAGCGCAGCAACCGGCGCGTGATGCTGACGGAAATCGGCGAGCAGATCGTCCAGCATGCGCGGCGGGTGCTGAGGGAGGTGGAGAATATCCACGAGATTGCCGAACATGCGCATGATCCGCTTTCGGGCACCTTCCGGCTGGGGGCGTTCCCGACGCTTTCGACCTATCTTTTTCCTACCATCGCGCCCGGTGTGAAAGAAACGCTGCCCAAGCTGAAGCTGGTGCTGGTGGAGGATAAAACCGCGCAACTGATTGAGCTTTTGCTGCGCGGCCAGCTGGATGCAGCGCTGCTCGCCTTGCCCGTGTATGACGACCAGCTGGTGAGCCAGAAGCTGTTTGACGATCCGTTCTACCTGGCGGCGCCCAAAGGGCACCCCTTGGCCAAACAGAAGAAAATCACCCAGGCCGCGCTGAACGGGGAGAAGCTGCTGCTGCTGGACGAAGGCCATTGCCTGCGCGACCAGGCGCTGGATGTGTGCCAGGCCATCGGCCTGGGGGAAGACCAGGATTTTCGGGCCACGGGGCTGGAGACGCTGCGCCAGATGGTGAAGGCGGGCATGGGCATCACCCTGATGCCCGGCATCGCGCGGAGGCAGGATGATGAGGGAATCGCCTATATTCCCTTCGCCACCCCCGCCCCCAGCCGCACCATCGGGCTGGTGTGGCGCAAAACCAGCGCGCGAATGAAGGTGATGGAAAAGCTGATCGGCATGATGAAACATCCCTAA
- a CDS encoding redoxin domain-containing protein produces the protein MTISVGEQFPAFNLKAVDGKKFDDITIDNVFVDVNEKSYKGKWLVVFFYPKDFTFVCPTEIAAFGDLNNEFKDRDTQVLAASTDSEFTHWAWRKHQPELRDLPFPMLADIKRELSQNLGILDKNEGVAQRATFIVDPDGIVRFSMVTDLNVGRNPKEVLRVLDALQTDELCPCNWSKGEQTIDLHEATGDTPKSGKKAA, from the coding sequence ATGACCATTTCAGTTGGTGAACAATTCCCGGCCTTCAACCTCAAAGCCGTGGACGGCAAGAAATTCGACGACATCACCATCGACAACGTCTTTGTCGATGTGAACGAGAAATCCTACAAGGGCAAATGGCTGGTGGTTTTCTTCTACCCGAAGGATTTCACCTTTGTCTGTCCGACGGAAATTGCCGCCTTCGGTGATCTCAACAATGAGTTTAAAGACCGCGACACCCAGGTGCTCGCCGCCAGTACGGACAGCGAGTTCACCCATTGGGCATGGCGCAAGCACCAGCCGGAATTGCGCGACCTGCCATTCCCCATGCTGGCCGATATCAAGCGCGAGCTTTCGCAGAACCTCGGCATTCTGGATAAGAACGAAGGCGTCGCCCAGCGCGCCACCTTCATCGTGGATCCGGATGGCATCGTACGCTTCTCCATGGTGACCGACCTCAATGTGGGCCGCAACCCCAAGGAAGTGCTCCGCGTACTCGATGCCCTGCAGACGGATGAACTCTGCCCCTGCAACTGGAGCAAAGGCGAGCAAACCATCGACTTGCACGAAGCCACCGGCGACACCCCCAAATCCGGCAAAAAAGCCGCCTAA
- a CDS encoding alkyl hydroperoxide reductase: MTIQQLRDQLGDYAKDIKLNLGKVLEEDGAPGLSKNQIFGIALASAYATKHPAVIAAFEAETATILSAEEVNAARAAATIMGMNNVYYRFVHLVSDKEYGRMPANLRMNVIGNPGIEKVSFELMSLAVSAINGCGMCMDAHVNEVIKGGVSKQGVQSSIRIGAVIAAVAQALVMGTGNAALSAVA; this comes from the coding sequence ATGACCATCCAACAACTGCGCGACCAGCTCGGCGATTACGCAAAAGACATCAAACTCAACCTCGGCAAGGTGCTGGAAGAAGACGGCGCACCGGGCCTCAGCAAAAACCAGATATTCGGCATCGCGCTTGCTTCCGCCTATGCCACCAAACATCCGGCCGTCATCGCCGCGTTCGAGGCCGAAACCGCCACCATCCTGTCAGCGGAGGAAGTGAACGCCGCCCGCGCCGCCGCCACCATCATGGGCATGAACAACGTTTATTACCGCTTCGTACATCTGGTGAGCGACAAGGAATACGGCCGCATGCCCGCCAACCTCCGCATGAACGTCATCGGCAACCCGGGCATCGAGAAAGTGAGCTTCGAGCTCATGAGCCTCGCCGTCTCCGCCATCAACGGCTGCGGCATGTGCATGGATGCGCATGTCAATGAAGTCATCAAGGGCGGCGTCAGCAAACAGGGGGTGCAATCCAGCATTCGCATCGGCGCGGTGATTGCTGCTGTTGCACAGGCTTTGGTGATGGGCACTGGCAACGCTGCACTCTCCGCCGTTGCCTGA
- a CDS encoding citrate synthase, producing the protein MTTRKAKLILDKGPMKEIDLPIYEAVEGPDVIDISTLYKDTGYFTYDPGFLSTASCESGITYIDGDKGILRYRGYDIHDLAEGCEFTDVVHLLLYGELPGAEEKRVFDRKLTLHTMVHEQLQFLYRGFPRRSHPMAILVGAVASLSAFYHDSLDLHDPHQRELAAHRIVAKIPTLAAMAYKYSIGQPFVYPRNELSMAANFLHMMFATPCEPYEPNPVLVKAIDKLFILHADHEQNASTSTVRLAGSSGANPYACIGAGIASLWGPLHGGANEAVIHMLQEIGTPDRIPEFIKKAKDKDDPFRLMGFGHRVYKNFDPRATVLRATCHDVLNELGNHDEPLLKIAMQLEKIALEDPYFVERKLYPNVDFYSGIIYRAIGIPEAMFTVMFAVARAAGWISQWKEMVDDPKGKIGRPRQLYTGSAPRKFQPIQQRKKKAA; encoded by the coding sequence ATGACCACCCGCAAGGCAAAACTGATTCTCGACAAAGGCCCGATGAAGGAGATCGACCTGCCGATCTACGAAGCCGTGGAAGGGCCGGATGTGATCGACATCAGCACGCTGTACAAGGATACCGGTTATTTTACCTACGATCCCGGCTTCCTTTCCACGGCCTCGTGTGAATCCGGCATTACCTATATTGATGGCGACAAGGGTATTCTGCGCTATCGCGGTTATGACATTCACGACCTGGCCGAAGGCTGCGAATTTACCGATGTAGTGCATCTGCTGCTTTACGGCGAACTGCCGGGCGCCGAGGAAAAACGCGTGTTCGACCGCAAACTGACGCTGCATACGATGGTGCATGAGCAACTGCAATTCCTGTATCGCGGCTTTCCGCGCCGCAGCCATCCGATGGCGATTCTGGTGGGCGCGGTGGCTTCGCTTTCCGCCTTCTATCACGACAGCCTTGACCTGCACGACCCGCACCAGCGCGAGCTGGCGGCGCACCGCATTGTGGCCAAAATCCCCACCCTTGCAGCGATGGCTTACAAATATTCCATCGGTCAGCCGTTCGTCTATCCGCGTAACGAGCTTTCGATGGCGGCCAATTTCCTTCACATGATGTTCGCCACGCCGTGCGAACCCTATGAACCGAACCCCGTGCTGGTGAAAGCCATTGACAAACTCTTCATCCTGCATGCCGACCATGAACAGAACGCGTCGACCTCCACGGTAAGGCTGGCGGGTTCCTCGGGCGCCAATCCATATGCATGTATTGGCGCGGGCATTGCTTCTCTCTGGGGCCCGCTGCATGGCGGCGCCAACGAGGCGGTAATCCATATGCTGCAGGAAATCGGCACGCCGGATCGCATCCCCGAATTCATCAAAAAGGCGAAAGACAAGGATGATCCCTTCCGCCTGATGGGCTTTGGCCACCGCGTGTATAAAAACTTCGACCCGCGCGCCACGGTGCTGCGCGCCACCTGCCATGATGTGCTCAACGAGCTGGGCAACCATGACGAGCCGCTGCTGAAAATCGCCATGCAGCTGGAAAAAATCGCGCTGGAGGACCCCTATTTCGTGGAGCGCAAGCTTTACCCGAACGTGGATTTCTACAGCGGCATCATCTACCGCGCCATCGGCATCCCCGAGGCGATGTTTACCGTGATGTTCGCCGTGGCCCGCGCCGCCGGCTGGATTTCCCAGTGGAAAGAAATGGTGGACGATCCCAAAGGCAAAATCGGCCGTCCGCGCCAGCTTTATACCGGCTCCGCACCGCGCAAATTTCAGCCGATTCAGCAGCGGAAGAAGAAGGCGGCTTAA